The Halomicronema hongdechloris C2206 genome includes a window with the following:
- a CDS encoding DUF433 domain-containing protein has translation MTAEAPVIHRDPEILGGTRVFVGTRVPMKTLLDYLEVGDSLDEFLDYFPSVGREQAIAALEMDASKR, from the coding sequence ATGACCGCTGAAGCACCTGTTATCCATAGGGACCCAGAGATCTTGGGCGGTACCCGCGTCTTTGTGGGCACGCGGGTACCGATGAAAACGCTACTCGATTACCTCGAAGTGGGCGATTCCCTCGATGAGTTTTTAGACTACTTTCCCAGTGTGGGCAGAGAGCAAGCGATCGCGGCGCTTGAGATGGATGCATCCAAACGCTAA
- a CDS encoding BrnT family toxin, translating into MPTFEYDENKSQSNLAKHGIDFVEAQKLWDAPNTFVIPAKTEDETRFLIIGKIGDKHWTAVITYRGQNTRIISVRRSRKEEVAFYEG; encoded by the coding sequence ATGCCTACGTTTGAGTACGATGAAAACAAAAGCCAGTCAAACTTGGCGAAGCATGGCATCGACTTTGTGGAAGCCCAAAAACTGTGGGATGCCCCCAACACCTTTGTGATTCCTGCTAAAACCGAAGACGAAACCCGATTTTTGATCATCGGTAAGATAGGGGATAAGCATTGGACAGCAGTGATCACCTACCGAGGGCAGAATACGCGCATTATTTCCGTTCGGCGATCGCGCAAAGAAGAGGTGGCATTCTATGAAGGCTAA
- the brnA gene encoding type II toxin-antitoxin system BrnA family antitoxin: MKAKDFDQQFEDGEDLTPYLDLSQAKRLGSDRQSISIDLPVWLLERINEEANRLGTTAQDVIQTSLAEHLAASEP, encoded by the coding sequence ATGAAGGCTAAAGACTTCGACCAACAATTTGAGGATGGAGAAGACCTCACCCCCTACCTTGACCTCTCCCAGGCGAAGCGATTGGGGAGCGATCGGCAAAGCATCAGTATCGATCTTCCTGTCTGGCTGCTAGAGCGCATTAACGAAGAAGCCAACCGCTTAGGCACCACCGCTCAAGATGTGATTCAAACGTCTCTGGCAGAGCATCTTGCCGCCAGCGAGCCCTAA